One Brassica napus cultivar Da-Ae chromosome A1, Da-Ae, whole genome shotgun sequence genomic region harbors:
- the LOC106376868 gene encoding chaperone protein dnaJ 50 produces the protein MAPPATERWFWALIIVLLSLFVRSSTAIYCGEDDCYALLGVAQDANASDIKRSYYKLSLEHHPDKNPDPESKKLFVKIATAYEILKDNETRAQYDYAIEHPSEVFYNTAQYYRAKYGHKSDPRAVLVGLLVVLSAFQYLNNVARYNEALATVKRTPAYKNRLKALELERTGGVSSKKKGPKQIDQKLQEELSNELDLQIKGAEKPSVWDLLGVRFVLLPYTIIKLLVWYSSWVWRYKVKKAPYSFEDASYLTRRSLGVPLDAWTNLDEYKKEDLVQRRLWEKQNLENYYAEMRKESKRRR, from the exons atggcgcCGCCGGCAACGGAGCGGTGGTTCTGGGCATTGATAATCGTTTTGCTTTCTCTGTTCGTCCGATCGTCTACGGCCATTTATTGCGGCGAAGATGATTGCTATGCTCTCCTCGG AGTGGCTCAAGATGCAAACGCATCGGATATAAAGAGATCTTACTACAAGCTTTCTCTCGAACA TCATCCAGATAAGAATCCAGATCCTGAATCCAAGAAGCTCTTTGTTAAGATCGCCACTGCTTACGAG ATTTTGAAAGATAACGAGACTCGTGCACAGTATGATTATGCAATTGAGCATCCAAGTGAG GTATTTTACAACACTGCTCAATACTACCGAGCCAAATATGGACATAAGTCG GATCCTCGTGCTGTTCTTGTTGGTCTGCTGGTAGTTTTGTCTGCGTTTCAGTATCTGAACAACGTTGCAAGGTATAATGAG GCTTTGGCAACAGTTAAGCGAACTCCTGCTTACAAAAACAGGCTCAAGGCCTTAGAACTCGAACGCACTGGTGGAGTGTCTAGCAAGAAGAAGGGTCCGAAGCAGATCGACCA GAAACTACAGGAAGAGCTAAGCAATGAACTCGACCTACAAATCAAAGGAGCTGAAAAACCGTCCGTCTGGGATCTTCTCGGTGTTCGATTTGTTCTCCTACCTTACACTATCATCAAG CTTCTAGTTTGGTACAGCAGTTGGGTATGGAGGTATAAGGTTAAGAAAGCTCCTTATTCATTTGAAGACGCATCTTACCTAACCCGAAGATCACTTGGGGTGCCTCTCGACGCATGGACTAATCTCG ATGAATATAAGAAGGAAGATCTGGTGCAGAGAAGGCTATGGGAGAAGCAGAACCTTGAGAACTACTATGCAGAGATGCGTAAAGAATCAAAGCGGAGAAGATAG
- the LOC106376870 gene encoding probable dolichyl-diphosphooligosaccharide--protein glycosyltransferase subunit 3B: protein MTMAINKKLLSLVLLVSSLSSIASASFSDPDSDSDLTNELVSLRSNSESGVIHLDDHGISKFLISSPTPRPYSILVFFDATQLHSKTELRLQELRREFGLVSATFLANNNGSDLNKLFFCEIEFSRSQSSFQRFGVNALPHIRLVTASTAKLSDESGQMDQSDFARLAESMAEFVEQRTKLTVGPIQRPPFLSKAQISVIVAMIVIATPFVIKRILRGETLLHDHRLWLSGAIFIYFFSVAGTMHNIIRKMPMFLQDRNDPNKLVFFYQGSGMQLGAEGFAVGFLYTVVGLLLAFVTNVLVRVRNLNVQRLVMLVALVVSSWAVKQVVYLDNWKTGYGIHPYWPSSWQ from the coding sequence ATGACAATGGCGATCAATAAAAAACTCTTATCTCTTGTACTCCTCGTATCCTCCCTATCATCAATCGCATCAGCATCCTTCTCAGATCCAGATTCCGATTCAGATCTCACCAACGAGCTCGTTTCCCTCAGATCAAACTCCGAATCAGGCGTAATCCATCTCGACGACCATGGAATCTCCAAATTCCTCATCTCCTCTCCCACACCTCGTCCTTACTCAATCCTCGTCTTCTTCGACGCCACTCAGCTCCACAGCAAAACGGAGCTCCGTCTCCAAGAGCTCCGCCGCGAGTTCGGCCTCGTCTCCGCCACCTTCCTCGCCAACAACAACGGATCCGATCTGAACAAGCTTTTCTTCTGCGAGATCGAGTTCTCGCGGTCCCAGTCTTCCTTCCAGCGATTCGGCGTCAACGCTCTCCCTCACATCCGTCTCGTAACCGCTTCAACAGCGAAACTAAGCGACGAATCTGGTCAAATGGATCAGTCTGATTTCGCGAGGTTAGCCGAATCCATGGCTGAGTTCGTCGAGCAGCGAACCAAGCTCACCGTCGGTCCGATCCAACGTCCGCCGTTTCTTTCCAAGGCGCAGATCAGCGTCATCGTGGCGATGATCGTAATCGCGACTCCGTTTGTCATCAAACGGATTCTGAGAGGAGAGACTCTTCTCCATGACCATAGGCTTTGGTTATCAGGCGCTATCTTCATCTACTTCTTCAGCGTCGCGGGAACGATGCACAACATTATCAGGAAGATGCCTATGTTTCTTCAGGATCGTAACGATCCGAACAAGCTTGTTTTCTTCTACCAAGGATCTGGGATGCAGCTTGGAGCTGAGGGGTTCGCTGTGGGGTTCTTGTACACTGTCGTTGGGTTGCTCTTGGCGTTTGTTACTAATGTGCTTGTTCGGGTTAGGAACCTTAATGTTCAGAGACTGGTGATGCTTGTGGCTCTGGTTGTGTCCTCCTGGGCTGTGAAGCAAGTTGTTTACTTGGATAATTGGAAGACTGGTTATGGGATTCATCCCTATTGGCCATCGAGTTGGCAGTGA